One part of the Sphingobium yanoikuyae genome encodes these proteins:
- a CDS encoding heavy metal translocating P-type ATPase, producing MNETHGAAHGGGCCGGHSAAKAATGVKDPVCGMTVDPATTAHQAEHGGERYHFCSAGCRTKFIADPERYLGPPAPPVAAPEGTIWTCPMHPEIRQDHPGSCPICGMALEPATVTADSGPSHELVDFTRRFRVGLMLALPVLILEMGAHLFPAIHRLVPMSISVWIQFVLATPVVLWAGWPFFERGWASLKTRNLNMFTLIAMGTGVAWIYSVVATLAPQLFPPAFRGEDGMVAVYFEAAAVITVLVLLGQMLELRARERTSGAIKALLNLAPKTARRIGSDGSEEEISLDLVAVGDRLRVRPGEKVPVDGVVEDGRSSLDESMVTGESMPVTKAKADTVIGGTLNQTGALVIVADKVGRDTMLARIVQMVAEAQRSRAPIQRMADQVSGWFVPVVIAVAVVAFIAWGIWGPEPRFAYGLVAAVAVLIIACPCALGLATPMSIMVGVGRGAGLGVLIKNAEALEHMEKVDTLVVDKTGTLTEGRPAVTQIVPAPGFDEAELLRLAASVERASEHPLALAIVEAAKDRGIPTSDVTDFDSPTGRGALGTVDGRRIVLGNARFLSEEGIATDALAEQADALRRDGATAIFIGVDGTVGGAFAIADPVKQTTPEALAALKAEGIRVVMLTGDNRTTAEAVARRLGIDDVEAEVLPDQKSAVVARLKSEGRVVAMAGDGVNDAPALAAADVGIAMGSGTDVAIESAGVTLLKGDLMGIVRARRLSQATMSNIRQNLVFAFIYNVAGVPVAAGALYPLFGILLSPIIAAAAMALSSVSVVTNALRLNRKAL from the coding sequence ATGAACGAGACACATGGAGCGGCGCATGGCGGCGGTTGCTGCGGCGGCCACAGCGCCGCGAAAGCGGCGACCGGCGTCAAGGACCCGGTCTGCGGCATGACCGTCGACCCGGCGACCACGGCGCATCAAGCCGAGCATGGCGGTGAACGCTATCATTTCTGTAGCGCGGGCTGCCGGACCAAATTCATCGCCGATCCCGAGCGCTATCTCGGCCCGCCAGCGCCGCCGGTCGCGGCGCCCGAAGGCACGATCTGGACCTGCCCGATGCATCCAGAGATCCGGCAGGACCATCCCGGATCCTGTCCGATCTGCGGCATGGCGCTCGAGCCCGCGACCGTGACTGCCGACAGCGGCCCCAGCCATGAGCTGGTCGATTTCACACGGCGCTTCCGGGTCGGCCTGATGCTGGCCCTCCCGGTGCTGATCCTCGAGATGGGCGCGCATCTCTTTCCCGCGATCCATCGCCTCGTGCCGATGTCGATCTCGGTATGGATCCAGTTCGTGCTGGCGACACCCGTCGTGCTCTGGGCGGGCTGGCCCTTCTTCGAGCGTGGCTGGGCCTCGCTCAAGACCCGCAACCTCAACATGTTCACCCTGATCGCGATGGGGACCGGGGTCGCCTGGATCTACAGCGTCGTCGCGACGCTCGCGCCCCAGCTGTTCCCGCCCGCCTTCCGCGGAGAGGACGGCATGGTTGCCGTCTATTTCGAGGCGGCCGCGGTGATCACTGTCCTCGTGCTGCTCGGCCAGATGCTCGAACTGCGCGCGCGCGAGCGGACCTCGGGCGCGATCAAGGCGCTGCTTAACCTTGCTCCAAAGACCGCGCGCCGGATCGGTTCCGATGGCAGTGAAGAGGAAATCAGCCTCGATCTCGTTGCGGTCGGCGACCGCCTGCGTGTGCGTCCCGGCGAGAAGGTGCCGGTCGATGGCGTGGTCGAGGACGGCCGTTCCTCGCTCGACGAGTCGATGGTCACCGGTGAGTCCATGCCCGTCACCAAGGCCAAGGCCGACACGGTGATCGGCGGCACGCTCAACCAGACCGGCGCGCTCGTTATCGTCGCCGACAAGGTTGGCCGGGACACCATGCTGGCGCGCATCGTCCAGATGGTCGCCGAGGCGCAGCGCTCGCGCGCGCCGATCCAGCGCATGGCCGATCAGGTGTCGGGCTGGTTCGTGCCCGTGGTCATCGCGGTCGCGGTGGTCGCGTTCATCGCCTGGGGCATCTGGGGCCCCGAGCCGCGCTTCGCCTACGGGCTGGTTGCGGCGGTCGCCGTGCTGATCATCGCCTGTCCCTGCGCACTGGGTCTCGCCACGCCGATGTCGATCATGGTCGGGGTTGGCCGCGGCGCCGGGCTCGGCGTCCTCATCAAGAATGCCGAAGCGCTCGAGCATATGGAAAAAGTCGACACGCTCGTCGTCGACAAGACCGGCACGCTGACCGAAGGCCGGCCTGCCGTCACCCAGATCGTGCCGGCGCCCGGCTTCGACGAAGCCGAACTGCTGCGGCTTGCCGCCTCGGTCGAGCGGGCCTCCGAGCATCCGCTCGCGCTGGCGATCGTCGAGGCCGCCAAGGATCGCGGCATCCCCACGAGCGACGTCACCGACTTCGATTCCCCCACCGGACGCGGCGCGCTCGGCACCGTCGACGGCCGCCGGATCGTGCTCGGTAATGCGCGGTTCCTCTCGGAAGAGGGCATAGCAACCGACGCGCTGGCGGAGCAGGCCGACGCCCTGCGCCGGGATGGCGCCACCGCGATCTTCATCGGCGTCGACGGCACCGTCGGCGGCGCCTTTGCAATCGCCGATCCCGTGAAGCAGACGACGCCGGAGGCCCTGGCCGCACTCAAGGCCGAAGGCATTCGCGTGGTGATGTTGACCGGCGACAACCGCACCACAGCAGAGGCGGTGGCAAGGCGGCTCGGCATTGACGATGTCGAAGCCGAGGTACTGCCCGACCAGAAGAGTGCCGTCGTCGCGCGGTTGAAGAGCGAGGGGCGCGTGGTGGCGATGGCCGGCGACGGGGTCAACGACGCCCCCGCACTGGCTGCCGCCGATGTCGGCATCGCAATGGGATCGGGCACCGACGTCGCGATCGAGAGCGCCGGCGTGACGCTGCTCAAGGGCGATCTCATGGGCATTGTGCGGGCACGGCGGCTGAGCCAGGCGACCATGTCCAACATCCGCCAGAACCTGGTCTTCGCCTTCATCTACAATGTCGCCGGGGTGCCGGTGGCGGCGGGCGCGCTCTATCCGCTGTTCGGCATCCTGCTCTCGCCGATCATCGCGGCCGCCGCCATGGCGCTCTCCTCGGTCAGCGTGGTCACCAACGCGCTGCGCCTCAACCGGAAAGCGCTGTGA
- the copD gene encoding copper homeostasis membrane protein CopD gives MNDVALVAVRWALYVDLGLLFGLPLFALYAPGGGRMVQRHLPMVAMVAGLACLALLLSALGFALQAAAMTGLPLTQPDLSMVAELFNGTSMGTALKARLVALLVLLLSIPFYRRQSRPAFIASTLAGAVALATLAWSGHGAAGEGEAGWLQLGADLIHLLAAGAWVGALAAFLALVLPRLATDDLAAQDMDRVTLAEEALRGFSLVGTIIVALLILTGTVNGWFLVGPGNIASLGQSTYGLLLIAKLLLFAGMLGLAALNRYRLTPALAQAIEEEDAPRAQALLRASLVVEGGLAIVILGLVAWLGTLSPPMSM, from the coding sequence ATGAACGACGTGGCACTCGTCGCCGTCCGCTGGGCGCTCTACGTCGATCTCGGCCTGTTGTTCGGCCTGCCGCTGTTCGCGCTCTATGCGCCCGGCGGCGGCCGGATGGTACAGCGGCATCTGCCGATGGTAGCAATGGTGGCCGGTCTCGCCTGTCTCGCCCTCCTGCTGTCGGCGCTGGGGTTCGCGTTGCAGGCAGCGGCCATGACCGGGCTGCCGCTCACCCAGCCTGATCTTTCCATGGTCGCAGAGCTGTTCAACGGCACGTCCATGGGAACGGCGCTGAAGGCGCGCCTCGTCGCGCTCCTCGTTCTTCTGCTCTCCATCCCCTTCTATCGCCGGCAATCCCGTCCTGCCTTCATCGCCTCCACTCTGGCAGGCGCGGTCGCACTCGCGACCCTCGCCTGGAGTGGGCATGGCGCGGCTGGCGAAGGCGAGGCGGGCTGGCTGCAACTGGGGGCCGATCTCATCCATCTGCTCGCCGCCGGCGCCTGGGTCGGCGCGCTTGCCGCATTCCTCGCGCTGGTACTTCCCAGGCTCGCAACCGACGATCTCGCCGCTCAAGACATGGACCGGGTCACGCTCGCCGAGGAAGCGTTGCGGGGCTTCTCCCTCGTCGGCACGATCATCGTCGCCCTGCTGATCCTGACCGGGACGGTGAACGGCTGGTTCCTCGTCGGTCCGGGCAACATCGCCTCGCTCGGGCAGTCGACCTACGGCCTGCTGCTCATCGCCAAGCTGCTGCTGTTCGCCGGCATGCTGGGCCTGGCCGCGCTCAACCGTTATCGCCTGACCCCGGCACTTGCGCAGGCGATCGAGGAAGAGGACGCGCCACGGGCGCAGGCGCTGCTGCGCGCGAGCCTCGTCGTCGAAGGCGGTCTTGCGATCGTCATTCTCGGGCTCGTCGCCTGGCTGGGGACACTATCGCCGCCCATGTCGATGTAG
- a CDS encoding DUF305 domain-containing protein, with amino-acid sequence MDHSSHMNTRKMGAYWSLAVQTVISGVIMYLVMFVMIDGLDSFYNNLNMLYMTLMMVAPMVVLMIVAMRHMFASKAANIALIAASLVAFFGSFALIRTQTTIGDTAFLRSMIPHHSGAILMCQEAKLSDPEVIRLCEAIKRSQRQEIDEMKAILARR; translated from the coding sequence ATGGACCATTCGTCCCACATGAACACCCGGAAGATGGGCGCCTATTGGAGCCTTGCCGTTCAGACCGTCATCAGCGGCGTCATCATGTATCTGGTGATGTTCGTCATGATCGACGGGCTCGACAGCTTCTACAACAACCTCAACATGCTCTACATGACGCTGATGATGGTCGCGCCGATGGTGGTGCTGATGATCGTCGCCATGCGGCACATGTTCGCGTCGAAAGCCGCCAACATCGCGCTGATCGCCGCGTCGCTGGTCGCCTTCTTCGGCAGCTTTGCGCTCATCCGCACCCAGACCACGATCGGCGACACGGCCTTTCTGCGCTCGATGATCCCGCATCATTCCGGGGCGATCCTGATGTGCCAGGAAGCAAAGCTCAGCGATCCGGAAGTCATCCGGCTTTGCGAAGCGATCAAGCGCTCGCAGCGGCAGGAAATCGACGAGATGAAGGCCATACTCGCGCGGCGGTGA
- a CDS encoding class I SAM-dependent methyltransferase: MQSYTPPLGTGSTKDYDRAIRLWTREKRWRAAMLAALAPKAGETVVDVGCGTGSFALMLKQAEPRTQVIGLDPDAEALDIARHKAAVRRADIDWRQGFARDVAPGTADAVVSSLVLHQMPVREKAATLRAMFAMLRPGGRLVIADYGRQQGFMRLAFRLTVQRLDGIDDTRPNADGVLPGLIAAAGFRHVAETFWLLTITGAIDLFTAHRPAQDHGLTVANDLG, translated from the coding sequence ATGCAATCCTACACCCCGCCCCTCGGGACCGGATCGACGAAAGACTATGATCGCGCGATCCGCCTGTGGACGCGGGAGAAGCGGTGGCGTGCCGCCATGCTCGCCGCCCTGGCGCCCAAAGCCGGTGAGACGGTCGTCGACGTCGGCTGTGGCACCGGCAGCTTCGCGCTGATGCTCAAGCAAGCCGAGCCCAGGACGCAGGTGATCGGTCTCGATCCCGATGCCGAGGCGCTCGACATCGCGCGGCACAAGGCCGCTGTGCGGCGGGCCGATATCGACTGGCGTCAGGGATTTGCCAGGGACGTGGCCCCGGGTACCGCCGACGCTGTCGTGTCGAGTCTCGTGCTGCATCAGATGCCGGTCAGGGAGAAGGCGGCAACCCTGCGCGCCATGTTCGCCATGCTGCGCCCGGGTGGGCGCCTGGTGATCGCCGATTATGGCCGCCAGCAGGGTTTCATGCGGCTTGCCTTCCGCCTGACCGTGCAGCGGCTCGATGGCATCGATGATACCCGGCCCAATGCCGACGGCGTGCTCCCCGGCCTGATCGCGGCGGCCGGCTTCAGGCATGTGGCCGAGACGTTTTGGCTTTTGACCATCACCGGCGCGATCGACTTGTTTACGGCGCATCGACCGGCGCAGGACCACGGCCTTACGGTTGCCAATGACCTTGGCTGA
- a CDS encoding PAS domain-containing sensor histidine kinase has product MVDTRRGPDEIASDVARLAPLFLRQAGGHVLTLLDPAGIVLSYNEEGERAECWPLDRVLGQPHDLFYPPDEIAAGRPCADLAAALHEGTLEREAWRVCENGAEYLARLTISALFEGDTHRGFACISRDVTDEAAVRASIETRKQHLQSILATVPDAMIIIDETGAITSFSAAAQRLFGYSEAELVGRNVSCLMPQPDRDRHDEYLAHYLQTGERRIIGLGRVVVGQRRDGSTFPMQLSVGEAGEEGQRLFTGFIRDLTAKEQDELRLKELQAELVHVSRLSAMGTMASTLAHELNQPLAAVALYLETIRDMLDERDDEPFVSLRSVMDDAAQETLRAGHIVRRLRDFVARGEVDKSLHELPQVIAEASQLALVGARERGIRSFFAVEHAATPVLVDRVQIQQVLVNLMRNAIEAMAACPVRDLKVATRLRPDGLIEVTVEDTGPGIADEVREQLFTAFKSTKADGMGLGLSICRTIIEAHGGRIWMERPDRGGARFHFTLIHARAEEEHGG; this is encoded by the coding sequence ATGGTCGACACGAGGCGCGGGCCGGACGAGATTGCCAGCGACGTAGCGCGGCTTGCGCCGCTGTTCCTGCGACAGGCTGGCGGCCACGTCCTGACGCTGCTCGATCCTGCCGGGATCGTGCTGAGCTATAATGAAGAAGGCGAGCGTGCCGAATGCTGGCCCCTCGATCGCGTCCTGGGACAGCCCCATGACCTGTTCTACCCGCCCGACGAGATTGCGGCCGGCCGCCCGTGCGCAGACCTGGCGGCCGCCCTTCACGAAGGCACGCTGGAGCGCGAAGCGTGGCGGGTCTGCGAGAACGGCGCGGAATATCTCGCGCGCCTGACGATCAGCGCCCTGTTCGAAGGCGACACACATCGAGGCTTCGCCTGCATCAGCCGCGATGTCACCGACGAGGCGGCGGTCCGCGCATCGATCGAGACCCGCAAGCAGCATCTGCAATCGATTCTGGCGACGGTGCCGGATGCGATGATCATCATCGACGAGACCGGCGCCATCACGTCGTTCAGCGCAGCGGCACAACGCCTGTTCGGCTACAGCGAAGCCGAGCTCGTCGGCCGCAACGTCTCCTGCCTCATGCCCCAGCCCGATCGCGACCGGCATGACGAATATCTCGCGCATTATCTGCAGACCGGCGAGCGCCGGATCATTGGCCTCGGTCGCGTCGTGGTCGGCCAGCGCCGCGATGGCTCGACCTTCCCGATGCAGTTGTCGGTCGGCGAGGCCGGTGAAGAGGGCCAGCGGCTTTTCACAGGGTTCATCCGGGATCTCACCGCCAAGGAGCAGGATGAGCTCAGGCTCAAGGAACTGCAGGCAGAGCTGGTCCATGTCTCCCGGCTGAGCGCGATGGGCACGATGGCCTCGACCCTCGCGCATGAGCTCAACCAGCCGCTTGCCGCGGTCGCGCTCTATCTCGAGACGATCCGCGACATGCTCGACGAGCGGGACGACGAACCCTTCGTGTCGCTACGGTCCGTGATGGACGATGCGGCACAGGAAACGCTGCGGGCCGGCCATATCGTCCGGCGCCTTCGCGATTTCGTCGCCCGCGGCGAGGTCGACAAGAGCCTCCACGAGCTGCCGCAGGTCATCGCCGAGGCGAGCCAGCTCGCGCTGGTCGGCGCACGCGAGCGCGGCATCCGCAGCTTCTTTGCGGTCGAGCACGCCGCGACGCCGGTTCTCGTCGACAGGGTGCAGATCCAGCAGGTGCTGGTCAACCTGATGCGCAACGCCATCGAGGCGATGGCGGCGTGTCCTGTTCGCGACCTCAAGGTAGCGACCAGGTTGCGCCCTGACGGGCTGATCGAGGTGACCGTGGAGGATACCGGCCCCGGCATCGCCGACGAGGTCCGGGAGCAGCTCTTCACGGCGTTCAAGTCGACAAAGGCCGACGGCATGGGCCTCGGCCTTTCGATCTGCCGGACCATCATCGAAGCGCATGGGGGCCGTATCTGGATGGAGCGCCCCGACCGCGGCGGCGCGCGCTTTCATTTTACCTTGATCCATGCGCGGGCGGAGGAGGAACATGGGGGATAG
- a CDS encoding RNA polymerase sigma factor, giving the protein MTLHLPDCSDGELAALALAGRQAAYGELVRRHQGWVHRLVRSHVGNRDEALDVTQASFVAAFAALNRYDAARPFQVWMSRIVINKCHDWRRRRAVRNFFSMALPLGEADDVADEAPLPDQAIGAEQQLAEAMKAIAALPASLKDTLILRTIDEKSEAETAEILGISQKAVETRLYRARARLAEMLKKV; this is encoded by the coding sequence ATGACGCTCCACCTCCCCGACTGCTCGGACGGGGAGCTTGCGGCTCTGGCGCTTGCAGGCCGGCAAGCGGCCTATGGCGAGCTGGTCCGCCGGCATCAAGGTTGGGTGCACCGCCTCGTGCGCAGCCATGTCGGGAACCGCGACGAAGCGCTCGACGTGACCCAGGCGAGCTTCGTCGCCGCCTTCGCCGCACTCAACCGCTATGACGCTGCGCGACCCTTCCAGGTCTGGATGTCCCGGATCGTCATCAACAAATGCCATGACTGGCGGCGCCGGCGCGCGGTCCGGAACTTCTTCTCCATGGCCCTGCCGCTGGGCGAGGCGGATGACGTCGCCGATGAGGCGCCGCTACCCGACCAGGCAATCGGCGCCGAGCAGCAACTGGCAGAGGCGATGAAAGCGATCGCCGCCCTGCCCGCCTCTCTCAAAGACACGCTCATCCTGCGGACGATCGACGAGAAATCGGAAGCCGAAACCGCCGAGATTCTCGGCATCAGCCAGAAGGCAGTCGAGACCCGCCTCTACCGCGCCCGCGCACGCCTCGCGGAAATGTTGAAGAAAGTTTGA
- the copC gene encoding copper homeostasis periplasmic binding protein CopC encodes MRFFSPLAAIAAVGLSVSAPAYAHPKLVSSTPAANASVPAPSRITLTFSEGLMPKLSGAEIVMTGMPGMPNHRMAVTGFKTSVEGDKTLVLTLGKPLMAGSYQVAWHVVSTDTHRIQGNLAFTVK; translated from the coding sequence ATGCGCTTCTTTTCGCCGCTCGCAGCCATCGCCGCCGTCGGCCTGAGTGTTTCGGCTCCGGCCTACGCCCATCCCAAGCTCGTGTCCTCGACGCCCGCCGCCAACGCCAGCGTCCCGGCGCCGTCGCGTATAACGCTCACCTTCAGTGAAGGTCTGATGCCGAAGCTGTCGGGCGCCGAGATCGTGATGACCGGCATGCCCGGCATGCCCAACCACCGCATGGCGGTAACCGGCTTCAAGACGTCCGTCGAAGGCGACAAGACGCTCGTGCTGACGCTCGGCAAGCCGCTCATGGCGGGCAGCTATCAGGTCGCCTGGCACGTCGTCTCGACCGACACGCACCGCATCCAGGGCAATCTCGCCTTTACCGTCAAGTGA
- a CDS encoding periplasmic heavy metal sensor: MRDRRLLLLVLLTFAAAIAGVVIGRVYVVPVRPVENELHDLLHRDLKLDTAQHSRLETIEKNYAIRRQALEAELRADNARLAEAIEAEHGYGPRVAGAVDRSHQAMGALQKETLEHIFAMRAVLRPDQTDKFDDAVVKALTAEKK, from the coding sequence ATGCGCGACCGCCGGCTCCTGCTCCTCGTCCTGCTGACCTTTGCCGCGGCGATCGCCGGTGTGGTCATCGGCCGCGTCTATGTGGTTCCGGTGCGCCCGGTCGAAAATGAGTTGCACGACCTGCTCCATCGCGATCTGAAGCTGGACACCGCGCAACATAGCCGTCTCGAGACGATCGAGAAGAACTATGCGATCCGGCGTCAGGCACTGGAGGCCGAACTGCGCGCCGATAACGCGCGGCTCGCCGAGGCGATCGAGGCGGAGCATGGCTATGGTCCTCGGGTTGCAGGGGCGGTGGATCGCTCGCACCAGGCGATGGGCGCGCTGCAGAAGGAAACACTCGAGCATATCTTCGCGATGCGGGCCGTGCTGCGCCCGGATCAGACGGACAAGTTCGACGACGCCGTGGTGAAAGCGCTGACGGCCGAGAAAAAATGA
- a CDS encoding copper resistance system multicopper oxidase, whose amino-acid sequence MISALDRRQFLRGAALAGGGAALSAWLPAWAQTISPGMRPTLPTVSGEDITLTIARQSMTIDGRKFRAIGLNGTVPAPLIRLREGQRVRLNVINQLEEDSSIHWHGLILPANMDGVPGVSFPGIKPGSNYLYQFSVVQSGTYWYHSHSGLQEQEGHYGPIIIDPAGADPVAYDREHVIVLADHSALSPQAIFRRLKVNPGHFNFQRQTLAGLLSGKDQPLKDRLDWGQMRMDPADISDVTGSTYTYLVNGHGPMDNWTALFTPGERVRLRVINASAMTTFNVRIPGLPLSIVQADGQNVMPVTVDEFQIGVAETYDVVVSPGDDKAYTLVGEAIDRSGMARATLAPRAGMAGEVPPLRKRPLADMKDMGMDMSSMPGMEGMDMSGGAMRGVDPTAEKNASARLATGAAAAVATMDHSAMAGMDHSGMDHSAMSGVDHGSMAGMDHGAMGADGQMAGMDHGGHAMGSMKMRDFSNAPQVKRDPSVQTISPMPVDRTGEPGQGLADVGHKVLVYRDLMALDRNPDVRAPSRSIDIHLTGNMERFMWSFDGEKMSDHHEPIPFIEGERVRVNLINDTMMGHPIHIHGHFFELVTGHGDHSPRKHTVIVQPGGKVTWDFTADAVGDWAFHCHLLYHMHAGMMRVVSVRPKGDAQ is encoded by the coding sequence ATGATTTCTGCTCTCGACCGCCGCCAGTTCCTCCGCGGCGCGGCCCTCGCCGGCGGCGGCGCAGCATTGTCAGCCTGGCTGCCGGCCTGGGCGCAGACGATCTCGCCGGGGATGCGACCGACGCTGCCGACCGTGTCGGGCGAAGACATCACGCTCACCATCGCCCGGCAGTCGATGACCATCGACGGGCGCAAGTTCCGGGCAATCGGCCTCAACGGCACGGTCCCCGCCCCGCTGATCCGGCTGCGCGAGGGCCAGCGCGTGCGGCTCAACGTCATCAATCAGCTGGAGGAGGACAGCTCGATCCACTGGCACGGGCTGATCCTGCCGGCCAATATGGACGGTGTGCCGGGCGTGTCTTTTCCGGGCATCAAGCCGGGCTCGAACTACCTCTACCAGTTCTCCGTCGTGCAAAGCGGCACCTACTGGTACCACAGCCATTCAGGCCTGCAGGAACAGGAAGGCCATTACGGCCCGATCATCATCGATCCCGCCGGTGCCGATCCGGTCGCCTATGACCGCGAGCATGTCATCGTGCTCGCCGATCACAGCGCGCTCTCGCCGCAGGCGATCTTCCGGCGCCTCAAGGTCAACCCCGGCCATTTCAATTTCCAGCGCCAGACCCTGGCCGGGCTCCTGTCGGGCAAGGATCAGCCGCTCAAGGACCGGCTCGACTGGGGCCAGATGCGGATGGACCCGGCCGACATCTCCGATGTGACCGGATCCACCTACACCTATCTCGTCAACGGCCATGGTCCGATGGACAACTGGACCGCGCTCTTCACCCCGGGCGAGCGGGTGCGGCTGCGCGTCATCAATGCGTCGGCGATGACCACCTTCAACGTCCGCATTCCCGGCCTGCCGCTCAGCATCGTCCAGGCCGACGGGCAGAATGTGATGCCGGTCACCGTCGACGAGTTCCAGATCGGTGTTGCCGAGACCTACGACGTCGTTGTCAGCCCAGGCGATGACAAGGCCTACACCCTTGTCGGCGAGGCGATCGACCGCTCGGGCATGGCGCGTGCCACGCTTGCGCCCCGCGCCGGCATGGCCGGCGAGGTGCCTCCCTTACGCAAACGGCCGCTCGCCGACATGAAAGACATGGGCATGGACATGTCCTCGATGCCGGGCATGGAAGGCATGGACATGTCGGGCGGCGCGATGCGGGGCGTCGATCCCACAGCCGAGAAGAACGCCTCCGCGCGCCTCGCGACCGGCGCGGCGGCAGCTGTGGCGACCATGGACCACAGCGCCATGGCGGGCATGGACCATTCGGGGATGGATCATTCCGCGATGAGCGGGGTGGATCATGGATCGATGGCCGGCATGGACCACGGCGCGATGGGCGCCGATGGCCAGATGGCGGGCATGGATCATGGCGGGCACGCGATGGGCTCGATGAAGATGCGCGATTTCTCGAACGCGCCGCAGGTGAAGCGCGACCCGAGCGTCCAGACCATCTCGCCGATGCCCGTAGACCGCACCGGCGAGCCCGGCCAGGGCCTCGCCGACGTCGGCCACAAGGTGCTTGTCTACAGGGACCTGATGGCGCTCGATCGCAATCCGGACGTGCGCGCGCCGAGCCGCAGCATCGACATTCACCTCACCGGCAACATGGAGCGGTTCATGTGGTCGTTCGACGGCGAAAAAATGTCGGACCATCACGAGCCGATCCCCTTCATCGAAGGCGAGCGGGTGCGCGTCAATCTCATCAACGACACGATGATGGGGCATCCGATCCATATTCACGGGCATTTTTTCGAGCTGGTGACGGGGCATGGCGATCACAGCCCACGCAAGCATACGGTGATCGTCCAGCCGGGCGGCAAGGTGACCTGGGACTTCACCGCCGACGCGGTCGGCGACTGGGCCTTCCACTGTCACCTTCTCTACCACATGCATGCAGGGATGATGCGGGTCGTAAGCGTCCGTCCGAAGGGAGATGCCCAATGA
- a CDS encoding copper resistance protein B gives MTRILTPLVSAIALLSAAPAFAQDHSMHDMPGMAPPGGARPAQEKKKDKAAAPRPKPAAGPRAQKPAPDATSAMDHSQHQASPAPQGDAAGQPQPASPAMAEMPGMDHSQHQDGAMPDMPGMDHSQHGETAMPGTSAMPGMQMTGTALPAGNAPPPPPPSDHFADRDFPGGEMARSRDIMMKDSGGNNFGQVLLNLFEYQAHSGRDGYRWDGEGFYGGDINRLWLKSEGEGEFGRGIDSAEVQVLYSRAIDPYFNLQGGIRQDFGRGPDRTYATIGVEGLAPGMFEVEGALFLSTKGDVLGRVEGYYDQRITQRLILQPRAEVNFAAQDIPENDIGSGLVNIELGARLRYEFSRQFAPYIGVSYLRKAGDTARLSRLAGEDVHATSFVAGVRFWF, from the coding sequence ATGACCCGCATCCTCACGCCGCTGGTGAGCGCGATCGCCCTTCTCTCCGCCGCGCCCGCCTTTGCCCAGGATCATTCGATGCACGACATGCCCGGCATGGCGCCGCCGGGCGGGGCGCGGCCGGCGCAGGAGAAAAAGAAGGACAAGGCCGCCGCGCCGCGCCCCAAGCCCGCTGCCGGGCCGCGCGCTCAGAAGCCAGCGCCGGACGCCACCTCGGCGATGGACCATTCGCAGCACCAGGCCAGTCCTGCGCCGCAGGGAGATGCCGCCGGTCAACCGCAACCCGCTTCTCCCGCGATGGCGGAGATGCCGGGCATGGACCACTCCCAGCATCAGGACGGCGCGATGCCGGACATGCCCGGGATGGACCATTCGCAGCATGGCGAGACCGCCATGCCCGGAACCTCCGCCATGCCCGGCATGCAAATGACCGGCACGGCGCTTCCGGCCGGCAATGCGCCCCCGCCGCCTCCCCCAAGCGACCACTTCGCCGATCGTGATTTTCCCGGCGGCGAGATGGCGCGCTCGCGCGACATCATGATGAAGGATAGCGGCGGCAACAATTTCGGGCAGGTGCTGCTCAACCTGTTCGAGTATCAGGCGCATAGCGGCCGCGATGGCTATCGCTGGGATGGCGAAGGCTTTTACGGCGGCGACATCAACCGGCTCTGGCTCAAGAGCGAGGGCGAAGGCGAGTTCGGCCGCGGCATCGACAGCGCCGAGGTGCAGGTGCTCTACAGCCGGGCCATCGACCCCTATTTCAATCTTCAGGGCGGTATCCGCCAGGACTTCGGCCGCGGGCCCGACCGCACCTACGCGACGATCGGCGTCGAGGGCCTGGCTCCTGGCATGTTCGAGGTCGAAGGCGCGCTGTTCCTCTCGACCAAGGGCGATGTTCTGGGCCGGGTCGAGGGCTATTACGACCAGCGCATCACCCAGCGCCTGATCCTCCAGCCGCGCGCCGAGGTCAATTTCGCCGCGCAGGATATTCCGGAGAACGACATCGGTTCGGGGCTGGTCAACATAGAGCTCGGCGCGCGCCTGCGCTATGAGTTCAGCCGCCAGTTCGCACCCTATATCGGCGTCTCTTATCTGCGCAAAGCCGGCGACACGGCGCGGCTGTCGAGGCTTGCCGGCGAGGACGTCCATGCGACCAGCTTCGTCGCCGGCGTTCGCTTCTGGTTTTAG